Proteins encoded together in one Prevotella scopos JCM 17725 window:
- a CDS encoding thiamine phosphate synthase yields MKWIIITSPEFLSGEATFIDKLFSSGLDLLHIRKPNASIEAYIQLISQIPSKWHSHIVIHEHFELAEEYNLYGIHLNRRCSKIPATFPGRISCSCHSLEEIVKEKETKDYVFLSPIFDSISKVGYHAAFSPILLKQAALENIIDEKVIALGGITACNIPLAREWHFGGVAILGDLWRRMSDPQVEQYLKQLHCLLHHV; encoded by the coding sequence ATGAAATGGATAATCATTACCTCTCCCGAATTCTTATCGGGGGAGGCTACTTTTATAGACAAACTCTTTTCTTCAGGGCTTGATTTGTTGCATATACGTAAACCTAACGCATCGATTGAGGCTTATATACAGCTTATCTCTCAAATACCTAGTAAGTGGCATAGTCATATCGTTATACATGAACATTTTGAGTTAGCAGAAGAATATAATTTATATGGTATTCATTTGAATCGACGTTGTTCAAAGATTCCAGCTACTTTTCCTGGTAGAATCTCTTGCTCTTGTCATTCATTAGAAGAAATTGTAAAAGAGAAAGAAACAAAGGACTATGTTTTTCTGAGTCCTATCTTTGATAGTATTTCTAAGGTGGGATATCATGCTGCTTTTTCTCCAATCCTATTGAAGCAGGCTGCTTTAGAAAACATTATAGATGAAAAAGTGATAGCCTTGGGAGGCATAACAGCCTGTAACATTCCGCTTGCAAGAGAATGGCATTTTGGTGGAGTGGCTATATTAGGCGATCTCTGGAGACGAATGTCAGACCCGCAAGTAGAACAATATCTCAAACAATTACATTGTCTTCTCCATCATGTTTAA
- the trxA gene encoding thioredoxin, giving the protein MKRTATLVVAILALVLTACKADNSPKKQDNSAITTEETKDNNPKEGKETKMNVTEMNSEMFQQKIMDFKKSPKTWNFKGDKPAIIDFYATWCGPCKATAPVLEEVAGDYAGQIDVYKVDVDQQRELAALFGIRSIPSILFIPKTGEPTMQNGAMNKAQFEEVIKSVLLK; this is encoded by the coding sequence ATGAAACGTACAGCAACACTTGTAGTAGCAATTTTGGCATTAGTTTTGACTGCTTGTAAAGCAGATAACAGTCCTAAAAAACAGGACAATAGTGCCATTACAACAGAAGAAACAAAAGATAATAACCCAAAAGAAGGAAAGGAAACAAAGATGAATGTAACAGAAATGAATTCAGAAATGTTCCAGCAGAAGATAATGGATTTCAAGAAGAGTCCTAAGACATGGAACTTTAAGGGTGACAAACCTGCAATCATTGACTTCTATGCAACATGGTGTGGCCCATGTAAGGCTACTGCCCCAGTTCTAGAAGAGGTAGCAGGTGACTATGCAGGTCAGATTGACGTTTATAAGGTTGATGTTGACCAGCAGCGCGAGCTCGCAGCACTCTTTGGTATTCGTTCAATTCCATCAATACTCTTCATTCCTAAGACAGGTGAACCTACTATGCAGAATGGGGCAATGAATAAGGCTCAGTTTGAAGAGGTTATCAAGTCTGTCTTGTTGAAGTAA
- a CDS encoding RapZ C-terminal domain-containing protein, with product MEKLLELYKSWKGITPTNVEKLAGAGSNREYYRLTDEVGDTIIGVIGTSRDENHAFIYLAKHFEKRRLPVPHIFVVSDDELYYLQSDLGNTSLYDAIRGGREAGGRYNLAEQKLLRNVIRELPNIQLRGARGLDFSNCYPQPEFNQEGVLFDLNYFKYCFLKATELDFHELKLEANFRMFAKDLTSEKMDSFLYRDFQARNILLDKDGRPYFIDFQGGRKGPFYYDLASFLWQASAKYSFKLRRELVFEYYQSLKNYTEVPSKRHFVNRLSLFVLFRTLQVLGAYGFRGYFERKKHFIDSIPPAIQNLRDLLTLGDDVFPYPYMMDMLKRLTLLPQFAHIEKSAANRTDGFKVAEKDIYNANPLDGPATFSKYDGKGPLVVRVFSFSFKKGIPEDTSGNGGGYVFDCRSTHNPGRYEPYKKITGLDEPVIRFLEDDGEILDFLKPVYELANQHVERYMQRGFTDLMFSFGCTGGQHRSVYSAQHLAEHLNKKYGIEVHINHREQGIEQILKAK from the coding sequence ATGGAGAAACTATTAGAACTATATAAGAGTTGGAAGGGTATTACCCCTACAAATGTAGAGAAACTAGCAGGAGCTGGCAGTAATCGTGAATATTATCGTTTGACAGATGAAGTGGGAGATACCATTATTGGCGTGATAGGAACAAGTCGTGACGAGAATCACGCTTTTATTTATCTTGCCAAACATTTTGAGAAACGACGTTTACCTGTCCCACATATTTTTGTCGTTTCAGATGACGAGTTATATTACCTACAGTCTGACCTTGGAAACACCTCTCTCTATGATGCAATACGAGGAGGTCGTGAAGCAGGTGGACGATATAATCTTGCTGAACAAAAGTTATTACGTAATGTTATTAGGGAGCTGCCTAACATTCAGTTACGTGGTGCAAGAGGATTAGATTTTTCTAATTGTTACCCACAACCAGAATTTAATCAGGAAGGCGTACTATTTGATTTGAACTATTTTAAGTATTGCTTCCTCAAAGCGACAGAACTTGACTTTCATGAATTAAAACTTGAAGCCAATTTCCGTATGTTTGCAAAAGACTTAACGTCTGAAAAGATGGATTCCTTCCTTTATCGTGATTTTCAAGCACGTAACATCTTGTTAGATAAAGATGGGAGACCATATTTTATTGATTTCCAAGGTGGAAGAAAAGGTCCATTCTACTATGATCTTGCTTCGTTCTTATGGCAAGCAAGTGCGAAGTATTCTTTCAAACTTCGTCGCGAATTAGTGTTTGAATACTATCAGAGTCTTAAAAATTATACAGAAGTTCCTTCTAAACGCCATTTCGTTAATCGATTATCCTTGTTTGTGCTTTTCCGTACACTACAAGTTTTAGGTGCCTATGGCTTCCGTGGCTATTTTGAAAGGAAGAAGCATTTTATAGATTCTATTCCTCCGGCTATCCAAAACTTACGCGATCTCTTGACTTTAGGTGATGATGTCTTTCCATATCCATATATGATGGATATGCTAAAACGTCTTACTTTATTACCCCAGTTTGCTCATATTGAGAAATCTGCCGCAAATCGAACTGATGGGTTTAAAGTGGCTGAGAAAGATATTTATAATGCAAACCCCTTGGATGGTCCAGCAACCTTCTCTAAATATGATGGTAAGGGACCATTGGTAGTGCGCGTTTTTAGTTTCTCTTTTAAGAAAGGGATTCCAGAAGACACGTCAGGTAATGGTGGTGGTTATGTCTTTGATTGTAGAAGTACGCATAACCCTGGTCGTTATGAACCTTATAAAAAGATCACGGGTTTAGACGAACCTGTCATTCGTTTCCTTGAAGATGATGGTGAAATACTCGATTTTCTAAAACCTGTGTATGAATTGGCTAATCAACATGTAGAACGTTATATGCAACGTGGCTTTACTGATTTAATGTTCTCTTTTGGATGTACAGGCGGTCAGCACCGTTCAGTCTATAGTGCACAACATCTTGCTGAACATCTTAATAAGAAATACGGAATTGAGGTGCACATTAATCATAGAGAACAAGGCATCGAACAAATCTTGAAAGCCAAGTAA
- a CDS encoding IS1634 family transposase — translation MHANVQTRFNPATGDMAPFYRIKESYRDVQGHVHSLILLNIGFEPSLTAVQVRKIAYALTERFKNRSTPSLFKEHLDGLTPIEQVKADEWWSRMENEGGIDRFNKEEQKSLRKYENYVDLETAKYTDARNVGAEWLCKQTIDKLQLEGFLRKNGWTENTIHTALSALIVRTVYAVSERSSYYYLRDNSAAGELYSGVPGWTPGINSLYKVTDKLYELKEQLERHLCNVTDDLFNIDNKLMLFDLTNFYFEGSKRNSNKAKFGRSKEKRSDCKLLVLALCINKEGFIRYSSILEGNTADPKSLPNMIDTLAKRNPSRTKDTLVVMDAGVATEENLELIKRKGYNYLCVSRTKMKDYTLSDDNKSVTVMDARRQKITLKEVKTEDDKDYYLEITSPSKAMTESSMNRVWRERFEMELKRINDGISKKGGTKTYEKVVERTGRAIQKYPSIAKFYQISYIKDEKKPKQMLRVDWEIKDLSAMESGHGVYFLRSNIRTLSERVTWEYYNLIREIECTNRQLKNDLNLRPIYHQKDERSDAHLFFGLLAYWVVNTIRCQLKREGESCYWTEIVRRMSTQKLVTTKGKNPLGENIEMRQCSSPSKQAKQIYDKLNLKHSPFKKNKICRTQSP, via the coding sequence ATGCACGCAAATGTACAGACACGATTCAACCCTGCAACAGGCGACATGGCTCCTTTTTATCGCATTAAGGAGTCATATCGTGACGTGCAGGGTCATGTACATTCGCTAATTCTGTTGAACATCGGGTTCGAACCTTCACTTACAGCCGTACAGGTTCGAAAAATTGCATACGCACTTACCGAACGCTTCAAAAACAGAAGTACACCCTCGCTTTTCAAGGAACATCTTGACGGACTTACTCCTATTGAACAGGTAAAGGCTGATGAATGGTGGAGCCGTATGGAGAACGAAGGTGGAATTGATAGGTTTAACAAGGAAGAGCAGAAGTCGCTGAGAAAATATGAGAACTACGTTGACCTTGAGACGGCAAAATATACTGACGCAAGGAATGTCGGTGCTGAGTGGCTCTGCAAGCAGACGATAGACAAACTGCAATTAGAGGGTTTCCTGCGCAAAAACGGCTGGACGGAGAATACAATACACACAGCTTTGTCAGCATTGATTGTTCGCACAGTATATGCTGTTTCTGAACGTTCGTCTTATTATTATTTGCGTGATAACTCGGCTGCTGGTGAACTTTATAGTGGAGTTCCTGGCTGGACACCAGGAATCAATTCTCTGTATAAAGTCACTGACAAATTATATGAACTAAAGGAACAGTTAGAGCGTCATCTGTGCAACGTTACTGACGATCTCTTTAATATAGACAACAAGTTGATGCTCTTCGACTTAACCAACTTCTATTTCGAGGGCAGCAAGCGTAACAGCAACAAGGCCAAGTTCGGCCGATCAAAAGAAAAACGCTCTGACTGTAAGCTACTTGTACTTGCACTATGTATCAATAAAGAAGGTTTTATACGTTATTCTTCTATCTTGGAGGGTAATACAGCAGACCCTAAGTCTCTGCCCAATATGATTGATACGTTAGCAAAGAGGAATCCATCACGGACAAAAGATACGCTCGTTGTCATGGATGCAGGTGTTGCCACGGAAGAGAACTTGGAGCTGATCAAAAGAAAAGGTTACAATTATCTCTGCGTATCCCGTACAAAGATGAAGGACTATACGCTCAGTGATGATAACAAGAGTGTTACGGTAATGGATGCCCGTCGGCAGAAAATAACGCTGAAAGAGGTTAAGACAGAAGATGACAAGGATTATTATCTCGAAATAACATCTCCTTCGAAAGCTATGACAGAGTCGTCTATGAACAGGGTCTGGAGAGAGCGTTTTGAGATGGAACTGAAGAGAATAAACGATGGAATCTCCAAGAAAGGTGGAACAAAAACCTATGAAAAGGTTGTTGAACGTACAGGACGTGCCATACAGAAGTACCCATCTATAGCGAAGTTCTATCAGATAAGCTACATAAAAGATGAGAAGAAACCCAAGCAGATGCTGCGCGTAGACTGGGAGATAAAAGACCTCTCGGCAATGGAGTCCGGTCACGGAGTCTACTTCCTCCGCAGCAATATCAGGACACTTTCTGAGCGTGTGACATGGGAATACTACAATCTCATTCGTGAGATAGAATGCACGAACAGGCAACTAAAGAATGACCTCAACCTCCGTCCTATCTATCATCAGAAAGATGAGCGAAGCGACGCACACCTCTTCTTCGGTTTATTAGCCTATTGGGTGGTAAACACCATCCGCTGTCAATTAAAACGAGAAGGAGAATCCTGTTACTGGACCGAGATTGTACGACGTATGAGCACCCAGAAGCTCGTCACAACAAAAGGGAAGAATCCATTAGGTGAGAACATCGAGATGCGCCAATGTAGTAGTCCTTCGAAGCAAGCAAAACAGATATACGATAAGTTGAACTTAAAACACTCACCATTCAAAAAGAATAAAATTTGTAGGACACAGAGTCCATAA
- a CDS encoding MarR family winged helix-turn-helix transcriptional regulator has product MDNHCISKIREIFRVITAFESRLQQQIGLNINESMLLCLLSESEHPMLAGEIAEAMGLTRSNASKIIASLEQASLIRRRSCSEDGRCQRFHITKHGLEKLDHLHCDSIAVPEELKEMI; this is encoded by the coding sequence ATGGATAATCATTGTATCAGTAAGATTCGAGAAATATTTCGTGTTATCACCGCTTTTGAAAGTCGATTACAGCAGCAAATAGGTTTGAATATTAATGAATCAATGCTGTTGTGTTTACTTTCAGAAAGTGAACATCCCATGTTGGCTGGTGAAATAGCTGAAGCGATGGGGTTGACACGGTCGAACGCCTCTAAAATTATAGCCTCATTAGAGCAGGCATCTCTTATCCGTCGCCGATCATGTTCAGAAGATGGGCGCTGCCAAAGATTCCACATTACAAAGCATGGTTTAGAGAAGTTGGATCACTTACATTGTGACTCTATAGCTGTTCCTGAAGAATTAAAAGAGATGATATAA
- the lpxD gene encoding UDP-3-O-(3-hydroxymyristoyl)glucosamine N-acyltransferase → MEFSAKQISQFIQGRIEGDENVTINTFAKIEEGKKGAISFLANPKYIHYLFETESSIVLIDEDIQLDKEVKPTLIRVKNARDCVAKLLQLYESMKPKKQGIDPLAFVSSKATIGKDVYIGAFAYIGDGVALGDGCQVYPHATIMDGVQLGSNCIVYPNASIYHDCKIGNNVILHSGCVIGADGFGFAPNPETDSYDKIPQIGIVTIEDDVEIGANTCIDRSTMGSTYVRKGVKLDNLVQIAHNNDIGENTVMSAQVGIAGSTKVGQWCMFGGQVGIAGHITIGDKVFLGAQSGVPGSLKSNQQLIGTPPMEQRPYFKSQAIFQRLPEMYKQLNALQKEIEELKKNK, encoded by the coding sequence ATGGAATTCTCTGCGAAACAAATATCGCAATTTATACAAGGTCGTATTGAAGGTGACGAAAACGTAACCATTAATACCTTCGCCAAGATTGAAGAAGGTAAGAAAGGAGCTATCTCCTTTCTTGCAAACCCTAAATATATACACTATCTCTTTGAAACTGAGTCAAGCATTGTCCTCATAGATGAGGATATCCAATTGGACAAGGAAGTAAAGCCTACTCTTATCCGTGTAAAGAATGCACGAGATTGCGTTGCTAAGTTGTTGCAACTCTATGAAAGTATGAAACCAAAGAAGCAGGGTATAGACCCGCTTGCTTTTGTTTCTTCTAAAGCAACAATTGGTAAGGATGTGTATATTGGTGCATTCGCATACATTGGTGACGGCGTAGCTTTGGGTGATGGCTGTCAGGTTTATCCACATGCAACAATTATGGATGGTGTGCAATTGGGAAGTAATTGTATTGTTTATCCAAACGCAAGTATCTATCATGATTGTAAGATTGGTAACAATGTTATTCTACATTCTGGTTGTGTAATTGGTGCGGATGGCTTTGGCTTTGCACCTAATCCAGAAACTGATAGCTATGATAAAATACCTCAAATCGGTATTGTTACGATAGAAGATGACGTAGAGATTGGTGCCAACACTTGTATTGACCGCTCAACTATGGGCAGCACATACGTTCGTAAGGGCGTGAAACTTGACAACCTTGTTCAAATAGCGCACAACAACGATATTGGTGAGAATACCGTGATGTCTGCTCAGGTAGGTATTGCTGGCTCAACTAAGGTTGGACAATGGTGTATGTTTGGTGGTCAGGTGGGTATTGCTGGTCATATCACTATAGGTGATAAGGTATTCCTCGGTGCACAGTCAGGTGTCCCTGGTAGCCTAAAGAGTAATCAGCAACTCATTGGAACTCCCCCTATGGAGCAACGCCCATACTTTAAGTCACAGGCTATCTTCCAACGTTTGCCAGAGATGTACAAGCAGTTGAATGCACTGCAGAAAGAAATTGAAGAATTGAAAAAGAACAAATAA
- a CDS encoding porin family protein: MKKVLFVAAMMLSSVATFAQHAVGSFNLQPKVGVSIANLTEFKGSDPRVGVVAGVEGEYQASDIFSVSAGVLYSMQGAKANFSNLVDATNRLDYINVPVMANVYVVKGLAVKLGVQPGFNVSNKLKVNNLDAVENPVKAQSVDVSIPVGLSYEYNNFQLDARYNWGVSKAFKLSDAKNSVFQITLGYKFDL; this comes from the coding sequence ATGAAAAAAGTTTTATTCGTAGCAGCAATGATGCTCTCATCAGTAGCTACATTCGCACAGCATGCAGTTGGTTCATTTAATCTTCAGCCAAAGGTTGGTGTTAGTATTGCTAATCTCACAGAGTTTAAGGGTTCAGATCCTCGTGTAGGTGTTGTAGCTGGTGTTGAAGGTGAGTATCAAGCAAGTGATATTTTCTCTGTAAGTGCAGGTGTACTCTACTCTATGCAGGGTGCAAAAGCTAACTTTTCTAATCTTGTTGATGCAACAAACCGCCTTGATTATATTAACGTTCCAGTCATGGCAAACGTTTATGTTGTTAAAGGTCTTGCTGTAAAATTGGGTGTTCAACCTGGCTTTAATGTTAGCAACAAGCTTAAGGTAAACAATCTTGACGCAGTTGAAAATCCAGTAAAGGCACAATCTGTAGATGTTTCTATTCCAGTAGGTCTTTCTTATGAATACAACAATTTCCAGCTTGATGCTCGTTACAACTGGGGTGTTAGCAAGGCTTTCAAATTGTCTGATGCTAAGAACAGCGTATTCCAGATTACTTTGGGTTACAAGTTCGATTTGTAA
- a CDS encoding bifunctional UDP-3-O-[3-hydroxymyristoyl] N-acetylglucosamine deacetylase/3-hydroxyacyl-ACP dehydratase, whose translation METVKQKTLKGSFSLFGKGLHTGLSLTVTFNPAPENTGYKIQRIDLEGQPIIDAVAENVVDTQRGTVLAKGEARISTIEHGMSALYAMGIDNCLIQINGPEFPILDGSATMYVDKINEVGIVDQNAPKDYYIIRKKIEIKDKNGSVITILPDEQFSITAMCNFESKFISSQFATLDNIDNYATEIAPARTFVFVRDIIPLLQANLIKGGDLDNAIVIYEQQVSQEKLDQLADLLKVPHMDAKNIGYIQHKPLQWDNECTRHKLLDIIGDMALIGKPIKGRIIATRPGHTVNNKFARLMRKEIRKHEIQAPMYDPNDEPLMDNIRIRELLPHRYPMQLVDKVIAMGSTSIIGIKNVTSNEPFFQGHFPQEPVMPGVLQVEAMAQCGGLLVLSQVEEPERWSTYFLKIDDVKFRQKVVPGDTLMFRVELLGPVRHGISSMKGYMFVGERVVAEATFTAQIVKNK comes from the coding sequence ATGGAAACAGTTAAGCAGAAAACATTGAAGGGAAGTTTTTCCCTCTTCGGAAAAGGACTTCATACTGGATTGAGCCTTACTGTAACTTTTAATCCTGCTCCAGAGAATACAGGATATAAGATTCAAAGAATAGACCTTGAAGGGCAGCCTATCATTGATGCTGTTGCAGAAAATGTTGTCGATACACAGCGAGGAACAGTATTGGCAAAAGGTGAAGCACGCATTAGTACGATAGAACATGGTATGTCTGCACTTTATGCTATGGGTATAGACAACTGCCTTATTCAAATCAATGGTCCAGAATTCCCAATTCTTGATGGCTCTGCAACCATGTATGTTGACAAAATCAACGAAGTAGGTATTGTTGATCAGAATGCACCGAAGGATTATTACATCATTCGGAAAAAGATAGAAATCAAGGATAAGAATGGTTCTGTTATTACGATTCTTCCTGATGAGCAATTCTCTATAACGGCTATGTGTAACTTCGAATCTAAGTTTATTAGCAGTCAGTTTGCCACATTAGATAATATTGATAATTATGCAACAGAGATAGCCCCTGCGCGTACATTCGTTTTTGTTCGTGACATTATACCTCTTTTGCAGGCTAACCTTATCAAGGGTGGCGACTTGGATAATGCTATAGTAATCTACGAGCAGCAGGTTTCACAAGAGAAACTAGATCAGTTGGCTGACCTTTTGAAGGTTCCACACATGGATGCCAAAAATATTGGTTATATCCAACATAAGCCATTACAATGGGATAATGAGTGTACACGTCATAAACTCCTTGACATCATTGGTGATATGGCACTGATTGGTAAACCTATCAAGGGACGTATCATTGCTACTCGTCCTGGTCATACTGTCAACAATAAGTTTGCACGCTTGATGCGTAAAGAGATACGCAAGCATGAGATTCAAGCGCCAATGTATGATCCTAATGATGAACCATTGATGGATAATATTCGTATCCGTGAGCTTTTACCTCACAGATATCCAATGCAGTTGGTTGATAAGGTTATCGCAATGGGTTCAACGAGTATCATTGGTATTAAGAATGTAACCAGCAATGAACCATTTTTCCAAGGACACTTCCCACAGGAGCCTGTTATGCCAGGTGTATTGCAGGTTGAGGCTATGGCTCAATGTGGTGGTCTTTTGGTGCTTTCACAAGTAGAAGAGCCTGAGCGTTGGTCAACTTATTTCTTGAAGATTGATGACGTTAAGTTCCGCCAAAAGGTTGTCCCTGGTGACACACTCATGTTCCGTGTAGAGCTTCTAGGCCCAGTACGTCACGGAATCAGTTCAATGAAAGGTTATATGTTTGTTGGTGAACGCGTTGTAGCTGAAGCTACATTTACGGCACAAATAGTTAAGAACAAGTAA
- a CDS encoding sulfide-dependent adenosine diphosphate thiazole synthase yields MIETQVSKGIITTYFDKLQRNLNLDVAIVGGGPSGIVAAYYLAKAGLKTALFDRKLSPGGGMWGGAMMFNQIVIQEEALHIVKEFNINYQSYENELYTIDSVESTSALLYHATHAGATIFNCYSVEDVIFKNDIVNGVVVNWTPVLREGLHVDPLNIISKCVIDGTGHDSEICKVVARKNGIQLATPTGGVIGEMSLDVAEGERKVVEGTCEIYPSLYVCGMASSAVAGTPRMGPIFGGMLLSGKKVADLIIEKLKK; encoded by the coding sequence ATGATTGAAACACAAGTATCAAAAGGTATTATTACTACCTATTTCGACAAACTCCAGCGTAATTTAAACCTTGATGTTGCTATTGTTGGTGGTGGACCATCAGGTATTGTTGCTGCTTATTATCTAGCTAAAGCAGGGTTGAAAACAGCATTATTCGATCGAAAACTGTCACCAGGCGGTGGAATGTGGGGAGGTGCAATGATGTTTAACCAAATAGTTATTCAAGAGGAAGCATTGCACATTGTTAAAGAGTTTAATATCAACTATCAATCTTATGAGAATGAGCTGTACACAATTGACTCTGTAGAAAGCACATCAGCCCTACTCTATCATGCTACTCATGCTGGTGCAACGATATTTAATTGTTATTCAGTAGAAGATGTTATCTTTAAGAATGACATTGTAAATGGTGTTGTTGTCAATTGGACTCCAGTACTTCGTGAAGGCCTACATGTTGATCCTTTAAACATTATCTCTAAGTGTGTAATTGATGGTACCGGACATGATAGTGAGATATGCAAAGTGGTTGCTCGCAAGAATGGTATTCAGCTTGCAACTCCTACAGGTGGAGTCATTGGAGAAATGTCTCTGGATGTAGCAGAAGGTGAACGCAAGGTCGTTGAAGGAACGTGCGAAATCTATCCTAGTCTCTATGTCTGTGGTATGGCTTCTTCTGCCGTTGCTGGTACACCTCGGATGGGACCTATCTTCGGTGGTATGTTACTCTCTGGGAAAAAGGTAGCTGACTTAATTATAGAGAAGCTAAAAAAATAG
- a CDS encoding 2-hydroxyacid dehydrogenase, whose product MAIRIAFFDAKSYDIESFNEVNKDYNFDIRYYQERLSISTVPLAKGADVVCIFVNAECDARVIDELENNGVKLIALRCAGFNNVDLKAAEGRIKVTHVPAYSPHAVAEYAVALMLSLNRKIYRAVNRTRDGNFTLPGLLGFDMYGKTAGVVGMGRIAKELIKILHGFGMNIMAYDLYPDQEFAKQYGVKIVPLDELYANSDIISLHCPLTPDTKFLINKESIAKMKKGIMIINTGRGQLIHTEDLIEGLRTKQIGSAGLDVYEEEKEYFYEDKSDKMIDDDVLARLLMVPNVVLTSHQAFFTKEALYNIAVSTLSSVKELSEGKQLSCEVK is encoded by the coding sequence ATGGCAATAAGGATAGCATTTTTCGACGCAAAGTCGTATGACATTGAGTCTTTCAACGAGGTAAACAAGGATTATAATTTTGATATTCGTTACTATCAAGAGCGTCTCAGCATCAGTACTGTACCTTTGGCAAAAGGCGCAGATGTTGTATGTATTTTTGTGAATGCAGAGTGTGATGCAAGAGTTATTGACGAATTGGAGAATAATGGTGTTAAACTCATTGCATTGCGTTGTGCAGGGTTCAATAATGTTGACCTTAAGGCTGCAGAGGGCCGTATTAAGGTAACACATGTACCAGCCTACTCACCACACGCTGTTGCTGAGTATGCCGTTGCACTGATGCTGAGTTTAAATCGTAAGATTTATCGTGCAGTAAACCGTACACGAGATGGTAACTTTACGCTCCCTGGCTTGTTAGGTTTTGACATGTATGGTAAGACAGCCGGCGTTGTTGGCATGGGTCGTATTGCAAAAGAACTTATAAAGATATTGCATGGCTTTGGTATGAACATCATGGCATACGACCTCTACCCAGATCAGGAGTTTGCAAAACAGTATGGTGTAAAGATTGTACCGCTTGATGAACTCTATGCTAACAGTGATATTATCTCACTCCACTGCCCATTGACACCTGATACAAAATTCCTTATTAATAAGGAAAGTATCGCAAAAATGAAGAAGGGTATCATGATTATTAATACCGGTCGTGGTCAGCTTATTCATACTGAAGATCTTATCGAGGGCTTGCGTACAAAACAGATTGGCTCTGCTGGTCTTGATGTATATGAGGAAGAGAAGGAATACTTCTATGAGGATAAGAGCGACAAGATGATTGACGACGATGTATTAGCGCGCTTGTTGATGGTACCAAACGTTGTATTGACTTCTCACCAAGCTTTCTTTACCAAGGAGGCTCTCTATAACATAGCTGTTTCAACACTTAGCAGCGTTAAAGAACTCTCTGAAGGCAAGCAACTAAGCTGTGAGGTAAAGTAA